One stretch of Shewanella sp. Arc9-LZ DNA includes these proteins:
- a CDS encoding acyltransferase, with protein sequence MLAFLPGPILFIISLTLLIINTIVWSSLLTIGGVAKLLLPFLPARRLLTRIMNRFMWSWATCNGGILYLISNIEWDVKGLDKLDPNGWYLLISNHVSGFDIAAQTYLLRNHIPMLKFFLKKELLYVPIMGLGCWALDMPFMDRTSAAKLKKNPKLKGKDLQTTRKACERFKDMPTSIINYVEGSRFTEEKRLRQNSPYRHLLRPKASGIAFTLSAMGEQFTGLLNITLVYPETSEKVLANVMHGRTKKVVIRIETLPVPKVDSEVYFSSPETRVEFQRWLNQLWLEKDQQIDDIIKAYRQQ encoded by the coding sequence ATGCTGGCTTTTTTACCTGGTCCAATACTGTTTATTATCAGTCTGACGCTATTGATCATCAATACCATTGTATGGAGCTCATTATTAACCATTGGCGGTGTGGCTAAATTATTACTGCCGTTCTTGCCTGCTCGCCGATTATTAACGCGAATAATGAACCGTTTTATGTGGTCATGGGCCACATGCAATGGCGGTATTTTATATTTGATATCCAACATTGAATGGGATGTAAAAGGGTTAGATAAACTCGACCCAAACGGTTGGTATTTACTGATCAGTAACCATGTCAGTGGCTTTGATATTGCAGCCCAAACGTATTTATTGCGTAACCATATTCCAATGTTGAAGTTCTTTTTAAAAAAAGAACTATTATATGTACCAATAATGGGCTTAGGTTGCTGGGCGCTCGACATGCCGTTTATGGATCGTACGAGTGCAGCAAAACTGAAAAAAAATCCTAAATTGAAAGGCAAAGATCTGCAAACAACCCGCAAAGCTTGCGAGCGTTTTAAGGACATGCCTACATCGATTATTAATTATGTTGAAGGCAGTCGGTTTACCGAAGAAAAACGACTACGTCAGAATTCACCTTATCGCCATTTATTACGTCCTAAAGCCAGTGGGATAGCTTTTACACTCTCAGCAATGGGCGAACAGTTTACCGGCCTGCTAAATATCACCTTGGTTTATCCTGAAACCTCGGAAAAAGTATTGGCGAATGTGATGCACGGACGCACTAAAAAAGTGGTGATCCGTATTGAAACTCTGCCAGTACCCAAAGTGGACTCAGAGGTCTACTTTTCAAGCCCAGAAACTCGTGTCGAATTTCAGCGGTGGTTAAATCAGCTTTGGCTTGAAAAAGATCAGCAAATAGATGACATAATAAAAGCTTACCGACAGCAGTAA
- a CDS encoding acyltransferase, with product MSLLSKIKGSIAFLCYLFNTIFWTIPILAFSIVKLIPIGICQKICSYILDNCATAWISVNTIVESIFHPMRINVTGDQSFSEQEWYMVIANHQSWVDILILQRVFNRKIPFLKFFLKQELIFVPVLGLAWWALDFPFMRRYSTSQLRKNPKLKGKDIEITRKACEKFKTKPVSIMNFVEGTRFTAAKHDKQGSPFQHLLKPKAGGMAFALSAMGEHINKLVNVTIYYPDTVPTYWHYICGGLSEVRVDIKITDIPQRMRGDYLKDREFKIEFQEQLNQLWLDKDLQLQNFASQAKQEG from the coding sequence ATGTCGCTGCTTTCGAAAATCAAAGGTTCAATTGCATTCTTATGCTATTTATTTAATACCATTTTTTGGACCATCCCTATCTTGGCGTTCAGTATTGTAAAATTGATCCCGATTGGCATTTGTCAAAAAATATGTAGTTATATTCTCGATAATTGCGCTACTGCATGGATCAGTGTCAATACGATAGTAGAATCAATTTTTCATCCAATGCGTATCAATGTCACTGGCGACCAATCTTTTTCTGAACAAGAATGGTACATGGTTATTGCTAACCATCAATCGTGGGTCGACATCCTCATTTTACAGCGAGTATTTAACCGCAAAATTCCCTTTTTAAAGTTTTTCCTCAAACAAGAACTGATTTTTGTCCCAGTACTTGGCCTCGCTTGGTGGGCATTAGACTTTCCATTTATGCGCCGTTACAGCACATCACAGTTGCGAAAAAATCCTAAATTGAAAGGTAAAGATATCGAGATTACTCGTAAAGCATGTGAAAAATTTAAAACGAAACCTGTGAGTATTATGAACTTTGTTGAAGGCACTCGTTTTACGGCAGCTAAACATGATAAACAAGGCTCGCCTTTTCAGCACCTTCTAAAACCTAAGGCTGGAGGAATGGCATTCGCATTATCCGCTATGGGAGAGCACATTAATAAACTGGTTAATGTCACCATATATTATCCAGATACCGTACCGACTTATTGGCACTATATTTGTGGTGGATTATCAGAGGTAAGAGTGGACATTAAAATCACTGATATTCCTCAGCGTATGCGTGGTGATTACCTAAAAGATCGCGAATTTAAAATTGAATTTCAAGAGCAGCTCAATCAACTTTGGCTAGATAAAGACCTGCAGTTACAAAATTTTGCGTCACAAGCAAAACAAGAGGGTTAA
- a CDS encoding YifB family Mg chelatase-like AAA ATPase: MAIACVFTRASCGVEAPRVTVEVHLSNGLPAFNLVGLPETSVKEAKERVRSALINAGFEFPQKRITVNLAPADLPKQGGRYDLPIAVGILAASNQVPAKALHQCEFVGELALSGQIRPCSGLLPAIIAARNDQHHFFMPIENRHEAELVGYKHSYFVAHLQNLAAFLHGQAQLPLLDTLPEWIEEEPLVQSSLCMSDVIGQYQAKHGLEIAAAGGHNMLFIGPPGTGKSMLANRIIPLLPKLTYDEAIEVAAIHSVAGLHVQPQNFLNRPFRSPHHTSSSIALIGGGSHPKPGEISLAHRGILFLDEIAEFPRKVLDCLREPLETGQVEISRAAAKLTFLSRFQLIAAMNPSPCGDTERARSTPDQIQRYLSRLSGPFLDRFDLTVDVPKLPAGTLTQQHQPSESSVEIAKRVKQARDLQLSRAGVLNSELTPKQLKQDGAITQPDLAFLEQSVVSLGLSVRSFHRIQRVSRTIADLQQSPTTERSHIAQALGYRAMDRLLAKLNQQ; this comes from the coding sequence ATGGCGATAGCCTGTGTATTTACTCGAGCAAGTTGTGGTGTAGAAGCGCCAAGAGTCACTGTTGAAGTTCATTTAAGCAACGGTTTACCCGCATTTAATCTAGTCGGACTGCCAGAAACTTCTGTCAAAGAAGCCAAAGAGCGTGTCAGAAGTGCGTTGATTAATGCGGGATTTGAATTCCCTCAAAAAAGAATTACCGTCAACCTAGCCCCAGCAGATTTACCAAAACAAGGTGGCCGCTATGATTTGCCTATTGCAGTCGGTATTCTCGCCGCATCAAATCAAGTTCCAGCTAAAGCGTTACACCAATGCGAGTTTGTTGGTGAGCTGGCTCTTTCTGGGCAAATTAGACCTTGCAGTGGATTATTGCCAGCCATTATTGCGGCACGTAATGATCAGCACCATTTTTTTATGCCCATCGAAAATAGACATGAAGCAGAGCTGGTTGGCTATAAGCACAGTTATTTTGTCGCTCACTTGCAAAACTTGGCGGCATTCCTACATGGCCAAGCACAATTACCGTTACTCGATACCTTACCCGAGTGGATTGAAGAAGAACCTCTGGTGCAATCATCGCTATGCATGAGCGATGTTATTGGCCAATATCAGGCAAAACACGGGCTTGAAATCGCCGCAGCCGGAGGACATAACATGCTATTTATTGGCCCCCCAGGGACGGGGAAAAGTATGTTAGCCAATCGAATTATTCCATTGCTGCCCAAGCTCACTTACGATGAAGCCATTGAAGTGGCAGCGATTCATTCTGTCGCCGGATTACATGTACAACCGCAAAACTTCCTTAACCGCCCTTTTCGCTCGCCGCATCATACATCATCATCTATTGCACTTATTGGCGGCGGCAGCCATCCCAAACCAGGTGAGATATCATTGGCGCACCGTGGAATATTATTTCTTGATGAAATAGCAGAGTTTCCTCGAAAGGTACTAGATTGTCTTCGAGAACCTTTGGAAACGGGTCAAGTTGAGATTTCACGTGCGGCAGCAAAATTGACCTTCTTAAGTCGATTTCAACTCATTGCCGCAATGAACCCAAGCCCTTGTGGTGATACGGAGCGCGCACGTTCGACCCCGGATCAAATTCAGCGTTACTTATCACGTTTATCTGGGCCGTTTTTAGACCGCTTCGATTTAACCGTAGATGTTCCTAAACTTCCTGCTGGCACCTTAACCCAACAACACCAACCCAGTGAGTCCAGCGTTGAAATAGCTAAACGAGTCAAACAAGCACGCGATCTACAACTCAGCCGCGCTGGGGTATTAAACAGTGAATTAACCCCAAAACAACTCAAACAAGATGGCGCTATAACTCAACCAGATCTCGCTTTTTTGGAACAAAGTGTCGTGAGCTTAGGATTGTCTGTACGTAGTTTTCATCGGATTCAACGGGTATCTCGTACCATTGCCGACTTACAGCAATCCCCTACAACTGAGCGCAGTCACATAGCTCAAGCCCTTGGTTATAGGGCCATGGATCGATTACTGGCAAAATTGAATCAGCAATAA
- a CDS encoding hemolysin family protein produces the protein MSLSDNLLIILCLIGISCFFSMSEIALAASRKMRLQLMADEGDLRAAKVLKLQAHPGSFFTVVQIGLNAVAIMGGIVGESAFRPHFEQLLLPLLGNEWGLQLSFVCSFVTVTSLFILFADLMPKRIAMVIPEQVAVTFVMPIILCIKVLKPFVWIFNGLANAIFKLLQVPTARNDQVTHDDIYAMMTAGTEAGVMDKGEQQMMENVFEMQSVSVTSAMTARESLVYFLLQDSEEDIKQKIAKNPHNKFLVCDGQLDMIKGFVDAKELLIRVINGENITLKGSTLVHNCLIIPDTLTLSESMEYFKNNRSDFAVVMNEYALVVGIVTTNDLQSAVMGAWSLHESEEQIVARDGNSWLVDGVTPITDVMRAFNIEVFPHNQNYETIAGFMMYMLRKIPKRTDFVNYAGYKFEVVDIDSYKVDQLLVTRLDIEMPPLP, from the coding sequence ATGAGCCTCTCTGATAATTTATTGATCATCTTGTGCCTGATCGGCATTAGTTGTTTTTTTTCTATGTCTGAAATTGCCCTCGCGGCATCACGAAAAATGCGTTTGCAATTAATGGCTGATGAGGGCGATTTACGTGCCGCAAAAGTGCTTAAACTTCAGGCGCATCCAGGCAGTTTTTTTACCGTGGTACAAATCGGACTCAATGCGGTCGCGATTATGGGCGGTATTGTGGGTGAATCAGCCTTTAGACCTCATTTTGAACAATTACTGTTGCCTTTATTGGGCAATGAGTGGGGTTTACAGCTGAGTTTTGTTTGTTCATTTGTGACGGTCACTTCATTGTTTATTTTATTTGCTGATTTGATGCCTAAACGAATTGCTATGGTGATCCCAGAGCAAGTTGCGGTCACTTTTGTAATGCCAATTATTTTGTGCATTAAAGTATTAAAGCCGTTTGTGTGGATTTTTAATGGTTTGGCCAATGCAATTTTTAAATTGTTGCAAGTGCCTACAGCACGTAACGACCAAGTCACCCATGATGATATTTACGCCATGATGACAGCCGGTACTGAAGCTGGGGTGATGGATAAAGGCGAACAACAAATGATGGAAAACGTGTTTGAAATGCAGTCGGTGTCGGTGACCTCTGCAATGACAGCACGTGAAAGTTTAGTGTATTTTTTACTGCAAGACAGCGAAGAAGACATCAAACAGAAAATTGCTAAAAACCCGCATAACAAATTTTTAGTTTGTGATGGTCAACTGGATATGATCAAAGGTTTTGTTGATGCAAAAGAGTTACTGATTAGGGTAATTAACGGCGAGAACATCACCTTAAAAGGCAGTACGTTAGTGCATAACTGCCTCATCATTCCAGATACGTTAACCTTGTCTGAGTCGATGGAATATTTTAAGAATAATCGTTCCGACTTTGCGGTGGTGATGAACGAATATGCTTTGGTTGTTGGCATAGTTACCACCAATGATTTACAAAGTGCCGTTATGGGCGCGTGGTCATTACATGAAAGTGAAGAACAAATTGTTGCCCGTGATGGTAACTCTTGGTTAGTCGATGGGGTTACACCGATTACTGATGTCATGCGAGCATTTAATATTGAAGTGTTTCCGCATAATCAAAATTACGAAACCATTGCTGGTTTTATGATGTATATGTTGCGCAAAATCCCCAAACGTACTGACTTTGTCAATTATGCAGGTTACAAATTTGAGGTAGTCGATATTGACTCATACAAAGTCGACCAACTACTGGTTACTCGGTTAGATATTGAGATGCCGCCACTGCCTTAA
- the ilvY gene encoding HTH-type transcriptional activator IlvY, translated as MDIRSLKMYLHLCDSLHFAKTAEQSHVSPSTLSRALQRLEEELGSKLFDRDNRSVTITHAGVEFKRFAEQTLSEWTQLRSRIDPSQQFLHGNLNLYCSVTAAYSHLPALLDRFRREHPHVDINLNTGDPANAVNQIQKNRADIAIIALPEAFPSSLHFTPIDKVPISVIAPTIQCQVQQWVNQPKIDWAKLPYIVPDHGPGRKRIDLWFKQMGIKPNIYAQVSGQEAIVSMVALGCGVGISPEAVIHNSPVRDRIQTLASPIPIPPFELGCCCKEKRTNDPIISAFLDII; from the coding sequence ATGGATATCCGTTCACTTAAAATGTATTTACACTTATGCGATAGCCTGCATTTTGCCAAAACGGCGGAGCAATCGCATGTTAGTCCGTCAACCTTAAGCCGTGCGTTGCAGCGGTTAGAAGAGGAACTGGGCAGTAAATTATTTGACCGAGACAATCGAAGCGTCACGATTACCCATGCAGGCGTTGAATTTAAACGTTTTGCAGAGCAAACATTATCGGAATGGACCCAGCTGCGCAGTCGAATTGACCCAAGCCAACAGTTTTTACATGGCAATCTTAATTTGTACTGTTCAGTTACCGCAGCTTATAGCCATTTACCGGCACTGTTAGATCGGTTTAGACGTGAGCATCCCCATGTCGATATCAATCTCAACACGGGAGATCCAGCCAATGCGGTCAACCAAATTCAAAAAAATCGCGCCGATATCGCGATTATTGCATTACCGGAGGCGTTTCCAAGTAGCTTGCATTTTACTCCGATTGATAAAGTACCGATTTCCGTCATTGCGCCCACAATACAATGCCAAGTTCAGCAATGGGTAAACCAGCCAAAAATTGACTGGGCTAAACTGCCCTATATCGTACCGGACCATGGTCCCGGCAGAAAAAGGATTGATTTATGGTTTAAGCAAATGGGCATAAAACCCAATATTTATGCCCAAGTCTCTGGTCAGGAGGCGATTGTCTCTATGGTCGCGCTCGGCTGTGGTGTTGGTATTAGTCCAGAAGCGGTGATCCACAATAGTCCGGTACGCGATCGCATCCAAACCTTAGCTTCGCCAATCCCGATCCCGCCATTTGAATTAGGCTGTTGCTGCAAAGAAAAACGCACCAATGATCCAATCATTAGTGCGTTCTTAGACATCATTTAA
- the ilvC gene encoding ketol-acid reductoisomerase, which translates to MANYFNSLNLRQQLAQLAQCRFMDRTEFSDGCQYIKDWNIVILGCGAQGLNQGLNMRDSGLNISFALRPQAIAEKRASWQKATDNGFKVGTFEELIPAADLVLNLTPDKQHTNVVNAVMPLMKQGATLSYSHGFNIVEEGMQVRPDITVVMVAPKCPATEVREEYKRGFGVPTLIAVHPENDPNGDGLAIAKAYASATGGDRAGVLMSSFVAEVKSDLMGEQTILCGMLQTGAILGYEKMVADGVEPGYAGKLIQQGWETVTEALKHGGITNMMDRLSNPAKIKAFDMAEELKVILKPLFEKHMDDIISGEFSRTMMEDWANDDTNLLRWRAETNETAFENAPVSAEHIDEQTYFDKGIFLVAMIKAGVELAFDTMVAAGIVEESAYYESLHETPLIANTIARKRLYEMNVVISDTAEYGCYLFNHAAVPMLRDYVNAMSSEYLGAGLKDQATGVDNLRLIDVNEQIRNTEVEYIGAELRGYMTDMKSIVEAS; encoded by the coding sequence ATGGCTAACTATTTTAACTCTCTGAATTTACGTCAACAATTAGCTCAACTAGCACAATGCCGCTTTATGGACCGTACTGAATTCAGTGACGGTTGCCAATATATTAAAGATTGGAATATCGTGATTTTAGGTTGTGGCGCCCAAGGTCTTAACCAAGGTTTAAACATGCGTGACTCAGGCCTGAATATTTCTTTTGCCTTACGTCCGCAAGCTATTGCTGAAAAGCGTGCATCGTGGCAAAAAGCCACCGATAACGGCTTTAAAGTCGGCACCTTTGAAGAGCTTATTCCTGCGGCTGATTTAGTGTTAAACCTTACACCAGACAAGCAACACACTAATGTTGTAAACGCGGTTATGCCATTAATGAAGCAAGGTGCTACGTTATCTTATTCGCATGGTTTCAATATCGTTGAAGAAGGCATGCAAGTTCGTCCTGATATTACTGTGGTTATGGTTGCACCAAAATGTCCAGCGACGGAAGTTCGTGAAGAATACAAGCGTGGATTTGGTGTGCCAACATTGATTGCAGTGCATCCAGAAAATGATCCAAATGGTGATGGCTTAGCGATTGCTAAAGCTTACGCAAGTGCTACTGGTGGCGACCGCGCCGGTGTATTAATGTCATCGTTTGTGGCTGAAGTTAAGTCAGATTTGATGGGCGAGCAGACCATTTTGTGTGGCATGTTACAAACGGGTGCCATTTTAGGTTATGAGAAAATGGTCGCTGATGGTGTTGAACCTGGTTATGCCGGCAAGTTAATTCAGCAAGGTTGGGAGACTGTTACCGAAGCACTTAAGCACGGCGGCATTACCAACATGATGGATCGCTTATCAAACCCAGCTAAAATCAAAGCATTTGATATGGCTGAAGAGTTGAAAGTTATCCTTAAGCCATTATTTGAAAAGCACATGGACGACATTATCAGCGGTGAGTTTTCTCGCACTATGATGGAAGATTGGGCTAATGATGACACCAACTTGTTACGTTGGAGAGCGGAAACCAACGAAACCGCATTTGAAAATGCGCCAGTGTCAGCTGAACATATCGATGAACAAACCTATTTCGACAAAGGTATTTTCTTGGTGGCAATGATCAAAGCGGGTGTTGAACTGGCGTTTGATACCATGGTTGCCGCAGGTATTGTTGAAGAGTCGGCTTATTATGAATCGCTACATGAAACACCATTGATTGCCAACACTATTGCGCGTAAGCGTTTATATGAAATGAACGTGGTTATCTCGGATACGGCTGAATACGGTTGTTACTTATTCAACCATGCAGCAGTACCAATGTTACGTGATTATGTTAACGCTATGTCATCAGAGTACTTAGGTGCTGGGCTTAAAGACCAAGCAACAGGTGTTGATAACCTTCGCTTAATCGACGTCAATGAACAAATTCGTAATACAGAGGTTGAGTATATCGGCGCTGAGTTACGTGGTTACATGACCGATATGAAAAGTATTGTTGAAGCGAGCTAA
- the ilvG gene encoding acetolactate synthase 2 catalytic subunit yields the protein MEAGQKMRGADAVIKVLAAHGVTTVFGYPGGAIMPIYDALYGGPVEHLLSRHEQGAAFAAVGYARASGKTGVCFATSGPGATNLITSLADALLDSVPLVAITGQVSTSVIGTDAFQEIDVLGMSLSCTKHSFMVTDINELIPTLYRAFEIAAEGRPGPVLVDIPKDIQLAALEYKTPLQSVNDELQPLVTDLDAAAELIKHAKKPMLYVGGGVGMAGAVAQLRQFIDTTGIPSVATLKGLGSIAHGTKGYLGMLGMHGGKGANLAVQECDLLMVVGARFDDRVTGRLASFASNAKVLHLDIDAAEIGKLRQADVAIAAELSIVLPALTAAVTGKLDIAQWQADVEELSRKHQWNYQHPGDLIYAPAMLRRLANKLPEDSVVACDVGQHQMWVAQHMWFRRPEDHLSSAGLGTMGFGLPAAIGAQVARPDATVVTVSGDGSFMMNVQELTTIKRRKLPVKILLIDNQKLGMVKQWQQLFFEERYSETDLSDNPNFVLMASAFDIPGRTITRADQVEQGLDDMLNSSGPFMLHVSIDDAFNVWPLVPPGASNSEMMDQMEKQT from the coding sequence ATGGAAGCAGGACAGAAAATGCGCGGCGCGGATGCAGTAATCAAAGTGCTAGCAGCACATGGTGTGACAACCGTATTTGGTTATCCTGGTGGGGCGATTATGCCAATCTATGATGCCCTTTATGGTGGTCCTGTAGAGCACTTGCTTAGCCGTCATGAACAAGGTGCCGCGTTTGCTGCCGTGGGATATGCCCGTGCTAGTGGTAAAACCGGGGTGTGCTTTGCAACATCAGGCCCAGGGGCCACTAACCTAATCACCTCACTTGCCGACGCTTTACTTGACTCGGTTCCACTAGTTGCCATAACGGGCCAAGTGTCTACTAGTGTTATCGGTACCGATGCATTCCAAGAGATAGATGTATTAGGTATGTCGTTGTCATGCACCAAACACAGTTTTATGGTCACCGACATCAATGAGCTTATTCCCACCTTATATCGCGCTTTTGAAATTGCAGCAGAAGGACGTCCTGGTCCGGTTTTAGTTGATATTCCCAAAGACATTCAACTTGCAGCATTAGAATACAAAACCCCCCTTCAAAGTGTTAATGATGAATTACAGCCTCTGGTGACTGACTTAGATGCGGCAGCGGAATTAATTAAGCACGCTAAGAAGCCTATGTTGTATGTTGGTGGTGGTGTGGGTATGGCTGGCGCAGTTGCGCAGTTGCGTCAGTTTATCGACACCACAGGCATTCCATCAGTGGCAACGTTAAAGGGTTTGGGCAGTATTGCACATGGCACTAAAGGTTATTTAGGCATGTTGGGTATGCATGGTGGCAAAGGGGCAAACCTTGCTGTGCAAGAATGTGATTTATTGATGGTAGTAGGCGCGCGTTTTGATGACCGCGTTACCGGTCGGCTTGCGAGTTTTGCCAGTAATGCCAAAGTATTGCATTTAGACATCGATGCCGCCGAAATCGGTAAGTTACGTCAAGCTGACGTGGCGATAGCTGCTGAACTTAGCATAGTGTTACCTGCATTAACGGCCGCCGTTACTGGCAAACTGGATATTGCTCAATGGCAAGCCGATGTTGAGGAGTTATCCCGTAAGCACCAATGGAATTACCAACATCCAGGTGATTTAATTTATGCGCCAGCGATGTTACGCCGTTTAGCTAATAAACTACCAGAAGACAGTGTTGTTGCTTGTGATGTCGGCCAGCATCAAATGTGGGTCGCGCAGCACATGTGGTTCCGCCGTCCTGAGGATCATTTATCCAGCGCTGGCTTAGGCACTATGGGTTTCGGCTTACCTGCCGCTATTGGCGCACAAGTTGCCCGACCTGATGCGACAGTGGTCACGGTCTCTGGTGATGGTTCGTTTATGATGAATGTTCAAGAATTGACCACCATTAAGCGTCGTAAATTGCCGGTAAAAATCTTACTGATTGATAATCAAAAACTGGGTATGGTTAAGCAATGGCAACAGTTATTTTTTGAAGAACGTTACAGTGAAACAGATTTATCTGACAATCCTAACTTTGTCCTGATGGCATCGGCGTTTGATATTCCAGGTCGAACGATAACGCGAGCGGATCAAGTCGAACAAGGGTTAGATGATATGTTGAATAGTAGCGGTCCTTTTATGTTACATGTGTCGATTGATGATGCTTTTAATGTATGGCCTCTAGTGCCACCGGGTGCGAGTAATAGTGAAATGATGGATCAAATGGAGAAGCAAACATGA
- the ilvM gene encoding acetolactate synthase 2 small subunit, which translates to MMHALEITVQQRPEVLERVLRVTRHRGFKVTQMQVRINEDASMAVDLWVEAERAIELLSNQLDKLIDVTHCKVLSAAPLNQVANG; encoded by the coding sequence ATGATGCATGCATTAGAAATAACCGTTCAACAACGTCCCGAAGTACTGGAACGCGTTCTACGTGTTACTCGCCATCGTGGTTTTAAAGTCACCCAAATGCAGGTTCGCATTAATGAAGACGCCAGTATGGCGGTCGACTTATGGGTTGAGGCCGAACGTGCCATTGAATTGCTCAGCAACCAGTTAGATAAATTAATTGATGTCACGCACTGTAAAGTGCTATCGGCGGCACCATTAAACCAAGTCGCCAACGGCTAG
- the ilvD gene encoding dihydroxy-acid dehydratase, protein MPKLRSATSTEGRNMAGARALWRATGVKENDFGKPIIAIANSFTQFVPGHVHLKNMGSLVAGAIEEAGGIAKEFNTIAVDDGIAMGHGGMLYSLPSRELIADSVEYMVNAHCADALVCISNCDKITPGMLMAALRLNIPVVFVSGGPMEAGKTKLSDQIIKLDLVDAMIAGADSNVSDEDSKQIERSACPTCGSCSGMFTANSMNCLTEALGLSLPGNGSMLATHEDRRELFLEAGRRVMMLAERYYKHDDETALPRNIASFKSFENAMVLDVAMGGSSNTVLHLVAAAQEAEIDFTMADIDRISRLVPHLCKVAPSTPKYHMEDVHRAGGVMGILGELDRAGLIHNDVPHVAADNGGDLKSVLAKYDIKQTNDPAVIRFFSAGPAGIPTTKAFSQNCRWDSVDDDRENGCIRSREFAFSQEGGLAVLSGNVAVDGCIVKTAGVDESNLTFVGSARVYESQDDAVAGILGGEVVEGDVVVIRYEGPKGGPGMQEMLYPTTYLKSRGLGAKCALITDGRFSGGTSGLSIGHVSPEAASGGTIALIENGDQIAIDIPKRSIQLNVSEAELTQRRTAMDAKGPLGWKPVSRERYVSLALKAYALLATSADKGAVRDRTKLEG, encoded by the coding sequence ATGCCAAAATTACGTTCAGCAACCAGCACCGAAGGCCGCAACATGGCAGGCGCCCGCGCACTATGGCGTGCCACTGGCGTGAAAGAAAATGATTTTGGTAAACCAATCATCGCGATAGCCAATTCGTTCACTCAGTTTGTACCTGGGCATGTGCATTTAAAGAATATGGGATCATTGGTTGCAGGTGCCATTGAAGAAGCAGGTGGCATTGCCAAAGAATTTAATACCATTGCCGTAGATGACGGTATTGCTATGGGCCATGGCGGCATGCTGTATAGCTTACCGTCACGCGAGTTAATTGCAGACAGTGTTGAATACATGGTGAATGCGCATTGTGCAGATGCATTAGTGTGTATTTCTAACTGCGACAAAATTACTCCTGGCATGTTAATGGCAGCGCTACGGTTAAATATTCCGGTGGTATTTGTATCCGGTGGACCAATGGAAGCGGGTAAAACCAAGCTATCTGATCAAATTATTAAGCTTGATTTAGTTGATGCCATGATCGCCGGTGCAGACTCTAATGTCAGTGACGAAGACAGTAAGCAAATCGAACGCAGTGCTTGCCCTACTTGTGGCTCATGCTCGGGCATGTTTACTGCTAATTCGATGAACTGTTTAACCGAAGCCTTAGGCTTATCGTTACCGGGTAACGGTTCCATGCTCGCAACTCATGAAGACCGTCGTGAATTATTTTTAGAAGCGGGTCGTCGCGTGATGATGTTGGCTGAACGTTATTACAAGCATGACGATGAAACGGCATTGCCACGTAATATTGCGTCATTTAAATCATTTGAAAATGCCATGGTACTTGATGTTGCCATGGGCGGTTCATCTAATACAGTGTTGCATTTAGTGGCTGCCGCGCAAGAGGCGGAAATTGACTTTACTATGGCCGATATTGATCGCATATCGCGCTTAGTGCCTCATCTATGTAAAGTTGCACCATCAACGCCTAAATATCATATGGAAGATGTTCACCGTGCTGGTGGGGTGATGGGTATTTTAGGCGAGTTAGATAGAGCAGGTTTAATCCATAACGATGTACCGCATGTGGCCGCAGACAATGGCGGCGATTTAAAATCAGTTTTAGCTAAATACGACATTAAACAAACTAACGACCCAGCTGTGATCCGCTTTTTTAGTGCCGGCCCTGCTGGTATTCCAACCACTAAAGCATTTAGCCAAAATTGCCGTTGGGACAGTGTTGATGACGACCGTGAAAATGGTTGTATTCGCTCGCGTGAGTTTGCCTTTAGTCAAGAAGGTGGCTTAGCGGTATTGTCAGGTAATGTGGCCGTTGATGGCTGTATTGTCAAAACGGCAGGGGTTGATGAGTCTAATTTAACTTTTGTTGGTAGTGCTCGCGTGTACGAAAGCCAAGATGATGCGGTAGCCGGTATTTTAGGCGGCGAAGTGGTTGAAGGTGATGTGGTTGTTATTCGCTACGAAGGCCCAAAAGGTGGCCCTGGTATGCAAGAAATGCTGTATCCAACAACCTATTTGAAATCGCGTGGGTTAGGCGCTAAATGTGCGTTAATTACCGATGGTCGTTTTTCGGGTGGTACTTCTGGTTTGTCTATTGGCCATGTGTCACCAGAAGCAGCATCAGGTGGCACTATTGCACTGATCGAAAACGGCGATCAAATTGCGATCGATATTCCCAAGCGCAGCATTCAATTAAATGTTAGTGAAGCAGAGCTGACTCAGCGTCGCACAGCCATGGATGCTAAAGGCCCGTTAGGTTGGAAGCCGGTGTCTCGTGAGCGTTATGTGTCATTAGCCCTTAAAGCTTATGCATTATTGGCAACCAGTGCTGATAAAGGTGCTGTACGCGATCGCACTAAGCTGGAGGGGTAA